In Triticum aestivum cultivar Chinese Spring chromosome 5B, IWGSC CS RefSeq v2.1, whole genome shotgun sequence, the following proteins share a genomic window:
- the LOC123117912 gene encoding uncharacterized protein encodes MAIMPPTSIVFSVIVFMLLSSAITTQADGSGDGKPKATSLVVEVCKNASGETQDPDVTKEFCLSTLQSDKRSAEAKDLPGLVLVSIDILKGRVTDASVKVKKMLQNAKKGTVAMYALSICELQYENVVSTLNICQAMIKDHQGDKGILHSLRLPHCVDIAGDTSNECQTDLEDVPGTEALQTDNERLRILFNLNTALVVPYDVRD; translated from the coding sequence ATGGCAATAATGCCGCCGACCTCCATCGTCTTCTCCGTGATCGTCTTCATGCTCCTTTCCAGTGCCATTACTACTCAAGCCGACGGCTCTGGCGATGGCAAACCTAAGGCAACAAGCCTTGTAGTGGAAGTGTGCAAGAACGCCTCGGGCGAGACCCAAGACCCTGATGTCACAAAGGAATTCTGTTTGTCGACCCTCCAGTCGGACAAGCGAAGCGCCGAGGCTAAAGACCTCCCTGGCTTGGTGCTCGTCTCCATCGACATCCTTAAGGGCCGTGTCACTGATGCTAGTGTCAAGGTCAAGAAAATGCTACAAAACGCCAAAAAAGGCACAGTGGCGATGTACGCTCTCAGTATTTGTGAGCTGCAATATGAGAACGTGGTGAGCACGCTCAACATCTGCCAAGCCATGATTAAGGATCACCAAGGTGACAAGGGCATCCTGCACTCCTTGCGTCTGCCCCACTGTGTGGATATCGCTGGCGACACTTCCAACGAGTGCCAAACTGATCTTGAAGATGTGCCAGGGACGGAGGCGCTGCAAACTGATAACGAGAGGCTGCGCATTCTGTTCAACCTCAACACCGCCTTGGTTGTACCATATGATGTCCGTGATTAG
- the LOC123115371 gene encoding nucleolin-like, with protein sequence MDFLGLVASSRSVGTTSPYPTITSLLVENFDLDKKALKIGENTYIDIRSRVKDFYNLPNDGTKLQHPADPDHADLDYARKIKVQMPSLYLIYIHFGMKLIYADFVHISNLEPGYPRIEYITNEHLECVANVLKKEPYASLQVNDSLKADRVDNMNSSPQSSNNEVNDSLKADHAVSSNNKGYDRKVGHNKQVLAADPNEQTVENESEEVKGYGGVNDDDVAVKGDVTAQNANDNAANNQDNEAGGGEMDAEQEEKDHEEVVLEDLAGERQDTTEVEEEEDHARVEKDEQMVMSEMAKNRHLKKELEIFVRGLDREAVKEDIRKVFGQVGDVVEVRLHKDCSMNKNKGFACVKFASKEQVARAIAVMNNPVLNGKQCCIGAREDNDTLFLGNICNTWTEEAIKKRLNEYGIQGVESLTLVPDTPNEGKNRGFAFLEFSCHGDVMIAFERLQEPDVVFGHPERTAKVAFAEPIKETDAEVMYKAKSVSIDGLPPYWDEDRVKDRFKAYGLLRVVLACDMSSVKRNGFGFLYFSTHEEALACIEAINNTELGDDAKLKEKVRVRLSNPLRKSKAVKGGMSGGFRIGHSGPGFNMPDRSYIRGESVPCRAGFHGGRDFNNHAPSCGGRYNSASNNDPSGAPPSDFRACETLVFRDRLPIVIQYISLLYQLVLHYLMPLTITSRW encoded by the exons ATGGACTTCCTCGGCCTCGTGGCTTCCTCCCGCAGCGTTGGGACGACCAGTCCCT ATCCCACTATCACGTCATTGTTGGTTGAGAATTTTGATTTGGATAAGAAGGCTCTCAAAATTGGTGAAAACACCTACATCGACATACGGTCTCGTGTCAAGGATTTCTACAATCTGCCCAATGATGGGACCAAACTTCAACATCCCGCGGATCCTGACCATGCTGACCTTGATTATGCAAGGAAAATCAAAGTTCAAATGCCTA GTTTGTACCTTATATATATACATTTTGGCATGAAGCTTATATATGCAGACTTTGTGCACATTTCAAACTTGGAACCTGGTTATCCACGCATCGAGTATATCACCAATGAACATCTAGAATGTGTGGCAAATGTGCTGAAGAAAGAGCCGTATGCTAGCCTGCAG GTGAATGATTCTCTTAAGGCTGACCGTGTAGACAATATGAATTCATCACCCCAGAGCTCTAATAATGAA GTAAATGATTCTCTTAAGGCTGACCATGCAGTGAGCTCTAATAATAAA GGATATGATCGAAAAGTAGGACATAACAAGCAGGTGCTAGCAGCCGATCCAAACGAGCAAACAGTAGAGAACGAATCAGAAGAGGTGAAAGGGTATGGAGGTGTAAATGATGATGATGTAGCAGTAAAGGGTGATGTTACTGCACAGAATGCAAATGATAATGCAGCAAATAATCAAGACAATGAAGCTGGCGGAGGAGAAATGGATGCCGAGCAAGAGGAGAAGGATCACGAAGAGGTGGTTTTGGAGGATCTTGCCGGTGAACGGCAGGATACAACTGAGGTCGAAGAAGAAGAGGATCATGCTAGGGTGGAGAAGGATGAGCAGATGGTTATGTCAGAAATGGCCAAGAATAGGCACTTGAAAAAGGAGCTTGAGATCTTTGTGAGAGGGCTGGACAGGGAAGCTGTCAAGGAGGATATTAGAAAGGTGTTTGGACAGGTTGGTGATGTTGTGGAGGTCCGTCTCCACAAGGATTGCTCGATGAACAAGAATAAGGGATTTGCATGTGTGAAGTTTGCAAGCAAAGAGCAGGTAGCTCGAGCAATTGCTGTGATGAATAACCCTGTG ctaaatggcaaacaatgttgtatCGGTGCTAGAGAGGACAACGACACACTATTCTTGGGAAATATTTGCAATACATGGACAGAGGAAGCT ATTAAGAAAAGGCTGAATGAGTATGGGATACAAGGAGTTGAAAGCTTAACTCTGGTTCCTGATACTCCAAATGAGGGAAAGAACCGGGGCTTTGCATTTCTTGAGTTTTCTTGCCACGGAGATGTGATGATTGCATTTGAAAGGCTGCAGGAACCTGATGTTGTGTTTGGTCATCCCGAGAGAACTGCAAAAGTTGCTTTTGCAGAGCCGATAAAGGAAACAGATGCAGAAGTTATGTACAAG GCTAAGTCAGTTTCTATTGATGGACTCCCACCATATTGGGATGAAGATCGTGTTAAGGACCGATTCAAAGCTTACGGTTTATTACGTGTGGTGCTTGCTTGTGACATGTCAAGTGTCAAAAGAAATGGTTTTGGATTTCTTTACTTCTCAACCCATGAGGAAGCTCTTGCTTGTATTGAAGCCATCAACAACACCGAATTGGGTGATGATGCAAAACTGAAG GAAAAGGTACGGGTTAGACTTTCAAATCCATTACGTAAAAGTAAAGCTGTGAAAGGAGGAATGAGTGGCGGCTTTCGGATTGGACATTCTGGACCTGGTTTTAACATGCCTG ATAGAAGTTATATTAGGGGAGAATCAGTCCCTTGCCGGGCAGGTTTCCATGGTGGTAGGGATTTCAATAATCATGCCCCTAGTTGCGGTGGAAGATATAATTCTGCATCCAATAATGATCCTTCTGGAGCTCCACCCTCTGACTTCAGAGCATGTGAGACTCTTGTGTTTCGAGATAGACTGCCTATTGTGATTCAGTACATTAGTCTACTGTATCAACTTGTTTTACACTATTTAATGCCACTGACTATTACTAGCAGGTGGTAG